CTCCCGGTGGTTACTGTCACCGGATGTGCGTGCCACCACGATCAGGTGATCGGCCACGTGACCGTCCACCACGAAGCCCTTGCAACCATTCAGGGTATACCCGCTGCCGTTGTGCTCGGCGCGGGTGCGGACGAGCTGCGGGTTGTGCCGGGCGGACTCGTCCACTGCCAGCGCCACTAACGCCTCACCCTGGGAGAGAGCGGCCAACAGCGCCTGCTGCTGCTCGTTTCCGGCACGCTCCAGCAGCAGCGCGCCCACCACGGCGGTGGACAGTAGCGGCGAGGCGGTCAGGGTGCGTCCCGTCTCCTCAAAGATTTGCCCCATGCCCACATGCCCGAAGGCGAATCCGCCGTGTTCCTCGGGGATCAAGGTGCCGGCGAAGCCCTGCTCTACCATGGCTGCCCAGACATCCCGGGAGAAGCCCTCCGGGTTGCCCTCATCCCGCAGCCGGCGCATCTCGGTCACCGGTGCGCGTTCCTGCAGGAAGCCCCGGGCGGAGTCCTTGAGCATCTGCTGTTCTTCGTTCAGTACCAATGTCGTCATGACCGTTAACCTTTCCGTCGTTACCCGAGCCCGAGGATGTTCCTGGCGATGATGTTGAGCTGCACCTCGGAGGTGCCGCCCTCGATGGAGTTGCCCTTGGAGCGCAGCCAGTGGCGCGGCAGCTGGCCGGCCTTCTCGCTCTTGCCTTCCCAGACCAGGGCGTTGCCGCCATTCATGGCCATGAGAAGCTCCTGGCGACGCTTGTTGAGCTCGGTGCCGTAGTACTTGAGCATGGCCGACGCCGCGCCCACACCCTGACCGGCCTTGGCCTCCTCGCTCACCCGCTCGGCGGTGAGCTCGAAGGCGCGAGCGTCCAGATCCCACTGGGCAACCTCGCTGCGCAGCATGTCGTCGGCCAGGCGGCCGTCCTCCAGGCCAATGGCGTCCACCGCCTGCTCGGCCAGAGTCTTGCTACCAGCCGCCGTGCGGCCGAAGCCGCCGATCATCTCGCGCTCGTGGGTCAGCAGGTACTTGGCAATGGTCCAGCCCTGGTCCACTTCACCCACCACCTGATCCTTCTCCACGCGGACGTTGTCGAGGAACGTCTCGCAGAAGGGCGAGCTACCGGAGATCAGGGTGATGGGACGCGTGGAAACGCCCGGCGTTTCCATGTCGAACAGCACCAGGCTGATGCCCTGCTGCTTCTTCACGTCCGGGTTGGTGCGCACCAGGCAGAACATCCAGTCGGCCTTGTCGGCGTAGGAGGTCCAGATCTTCTGGCCATTGACGATGAAGTGATCGCCCTTGTCCTCGGCCTTGGTCTGTAGCCCGGCCAGGTCGGAACCGGCCCCGGGTTCGCTGTAACCCTGGCACCACCGGATCTCGCCCCGGACGATGGGCGGCAGATGCTGCCGCTTGAGGTCCTCCGAGCCAAACTTGAGGATGGCCGGGCCGATCATCCACACACCGAAACTGTTCAGCGGCGGCCGCGCACTGATGCGCGCCATCTCCTCGCGCAGGACCTTTACCTGCGCCTTGTTCAGACCGCCACCACCGTACTCGGTGGGCCAGTCCGGCGCAGTCCAGCCGCGCTCGGCCATGCGCTCCAGCCACAGGCGCTGGTCCTCACTCTTGAACACCCACTTGCGCCCGCCCCAGCAGGCGTCATCGTCACTGGTAATGGGCGTCCGCATGCTGTCAGGACAGTTGGCTTCCAACCATTCCCGGGTGTCACGCCGGAATGTGTCCAGATCCGTCATGAGTCACTTCTCCTCTTTTGATCAACGCGGAGAATGCCACGGCTCGCCGTCCCACGCTAACCCCCGGGAGGCACCGCGGGCACGCTGCGCCGCGGAACCCATACGGCGGTGTTTGGTCACACTGTTACTGCCGGTTGTGTCGACGCCGCGGGGGCGCGACACTGCACTCAAGGAGACGCTGAGCAATTGGCGCGGAGTGCGCGTGAATTGCTCAGCGTCTCCCGACAACCACACACCAAGAAGCAGGAGGAGACGATGCGCGGAATGATGATGGACCGGCCGCTACTGATCTCGCAGATCATCGAGTACGCCGCCAGCAATTTCCCGGACCAGGAGGTGGTCTCGCGGACGGTGGAGGGCGACCTGCACCGCTACACCTACCGGGACGCGGCGCGGCGCAGCCGGCAGCTGGCCCATGCCCTGCAGAAGCTGGGGGTGCACAGCACCGACCGGGTTGCCACCGTTGCCTGGAACACCTACCGGCACCTGGAGGTGTACTACGCCACCTCCGGCATCGGCGCCATCTGCCACACCATCAATCCGCGCCTGCCGGCGGACCAGTTCACCTACATCGTCAACCACGCCGAAGACAAATACGTCTTTGTGGATCTGACCTTCGTGCCGTTGCTGGACAAGCTCAAGGACCACCTGCCCAGGGTCGCCGGCTACGTGATCATGACCGATCGCGCGCACATGCCGGAGACGGGGCTGCCCAATGTGCACTGCTACGAGGATCTCATTGCCGATCAACCCACGGAGTTCGACTGGCCGGAGTTTGACGAGAACACCGCCTCGTCGCTGTGCTACACCTCGGGCACCACGGGCAATCCCAAGGGGGTGCTGTACTCCCATCGCTCCACGGTGTTGCACTCGTTCTTCGTGCTCACCGTGCCGGGTCTGACCATGGACGAAGAGAGCGCCATGCTGCCGGTGGTCCCCATGTTCCACGTCAACGCCTGGGGAGTGCCGTACTTTGGCCCCATGGTGGGCGCCAAGCTGGTCCTCCCGGGGCCGCGCCTGGACGGCGAGAGCCTGGAGGAGCTGATGAACGGCGAGGGCGTCACCGACGCCTGGGGTGTGCCCACGGTCTGGCTGGGGCTGCTCAAGCACATGCGCGAGGCCGGCAAGCGGTTCCAGAGCCTCAAGCATGTGCTCATCGGAGGTTCTGCAGCGCCCCGCGCCATGCTCAACGAGTTCAAGGAAACCTACGGCGTCGAAGGCCTGCAGGGCTGGGGCATGACCGAGATGAGCCCCATCGGCACCGTGTCCCTGGTGCGCCCGCGGGACAAGCACCTCTCGCCCAAGGAACAGCTGGACATCAAGTGCACGCAGGGCCGCGCGGTATTCGGCGTGGAGATGAAGATCGTCGATGACGACGGCAAGAGTCTGCCCCACGACGGCGAGGCGTTCGGCGAGCTGCTGGTCCGCGGCGCGGCGATTCTCTCGGGCTATTACGAGAACCCGGAAGCCAACGCCAAGGCCTTCGACGACGAGGGCTGGTTCCGCACCGGGGACGTGGCCAAGATCGATCGGGAAGGCTACATGGAGATCGTTGACCGCACCAAGGACGTGATCAAGTCCGGCGGCGAGTGGATCAGCTCCATCGATCTGGAGAACGCTGCGGTGGGCCACCCGGAGATCGCCGAGGCGGCGGTCATCGCCGCCAGGCACCCGAAGTGGGACGAGCGCCCGCTGCTGGTGTGCGTACGGGAGCAGGGCTCCAGCGTGGACAAGGACGGCGTGCTGGAGTACCTGGGCCACCACGTGGCCAAGTGGTGGCTGCCGGATGATGTGGTGTTCGTCGAGGAACTGCCGCACAGCGCCACCGGCAAGCTGCAGAAGGCAAAGCTGCGGGAAGACTTCAAGGACTACTCCCTGCCCACGGCATAAGCCCTGAGCATGCGGGGGCAGATCGCCCCCGCATGCTCCGCCGCCGCACCCCGGGCGTGCAGACGCCCGCACATCTGCATCATCACGGTGCACCCCGGCATCGTTCTCCATCCGGGTCGGCGAAACCCCGCCATTGGCTGTTGGCGCACCCCTCCCCCTCCGGTACGCTCAAGCGAGTTCCCGCACCAGAGGGTGGAGCCCGGACATGACCGTCGACTGGCAGGCGTACAAGACCAAGGACTTCTACGATGAACTGATCGATTCCAGCGGCAAGATCCGCAAACCTGCCCGGGAACTCATGACCTACCTGGATTCCCTGTCCACCGACGAGATCCGGGAACGGCAGAAGGCGGCGGAACTGGCCATCCTGGAGATGGGCATCACCTTCACGGTGTACTCCGAGGGCGAGAACATTGATCGCGCCTGGCCCTACGACATCATTCCGCGGATCATCGACGCCGCCACCTGGCGGGACGTGGACGCCGGCCTGCGCCAGCGGGTGCGGGCCCTGAACATGTTCATCGCCGACATCTACGACGAACAGGCAGTGATCAACGACGGCGTCTTCCCCAGGGAGCTGCTGAAGAACTCCGTCAACTTCCGCCCGGAATGCATTGGCGTGAAGCCGCCCCAGGGCGCCTGGGCACACATCTGCGGCTCGGACCTGATCCGCGATCACAAGGGCGACTTCATGGTGCTGGAGGACAACCTGCGGGTGCCCTCCGGCGTGTCGTACATGATGGAAAACCGGGTGCTGACCAAGCGGGTGTTCGGCGAGTTGTTCGAGAGCACCAGCATCGAACCCGTGGGCAACTACCCCACCCGGCTGTTCGACATGCTCGCGGCTCTGTCCCCCCGGCCCATGGACTACCCCGAGGTGGTGGTTCTCACCCCCGGCATCTACAACTCTGCCTACTTCGAACACTCCTTCCTGGCCCAGCACATGGGCGCGGAACTCGTCGAGGGCTCCGATCTCATGGTGGCCGCTGATGATTGCGTGTATATGCGCACCATCGACGGCCCCAAGCGGGTGGATGTCATCTACCGTCGCATCGACGACCTGTTCCTGGACCCGGAGGTGTTCCGAAAAGACTCCGCTCTGGGCGTGCCCGGCCTCATGCGCGCCTGGCGCAAGGGCAATGTTGGCCTGGCCAACGCCCCCGGCGCCGGCGTCGCCGACGACAAGGTGGTGTACGCCTTCGTCCCGGACTTCATCCGCTACTACCTGGCCGAGGAACCGATCATCCCCAACGTGCCCACCTACCGCTGCTACCTGGACGACGAGCGGGAATACGTGCTCGACCACCTGGATGAACTCGTGGTCAAGCCGGCCAACGAGTCCGGCGGCTACGGCATGCTCATCGGCCCGACCTCCACCAAGAAGGAGCGGACGGCCTTCGCCCGGCAGATCCGCAAGGACCCACGCAACTACATCGGCCAGCCGCTGATCCGCCTGTCCACGGTGCCCACGGTCACCGACGGCAGCGTCGAGCCCCGGCATGTGGACCTGCGACCGTTCGTCCTCAAGGGCGACGACATGTACGTCACCCCCGGCGGGCTCACACGGGTGGCCCTGCGCAAGGGGTCCACCGTGGTGAACTCCTCCCAGGGCGGCGGTAGCAAGGACACGTGGATCGTCGATACACAGGAGGGGCGCTGA
The DNA window shown above is from Aquisalimonas sp. 2447 and carries:
- a CDS encoding acyl-CoA dehydrogenase family protein, with the protein product MTDLDTFRRDTREWLEANCPDSMRTPITSDDDACWGGRKWVFKSEDQRLWLERMAERGWTAPDWPTEYGGGGLNKAQVKVLREEMARISARPPLNSFGVWMIGPAILKFGSEDLKRQHLPPIVRGEIRWCQGYSEPGAGSDLAGLQTKAEDKGDHFIVNGQKIWTSYADKADWMFCLVRTNPDVKKQQGISLVLFDMETPGVSTRPITLISGSSPFCETFLDNVRVEKDQVVGEVDQGWTIAKYLLTHEREMIGGFGRTAAGSKTLAEQAVDAIGLEDGRLADDMLRSEVAQWDLDARAFELTAERVSEEAKAGQGVGAASAMLKYYGTELNKRRQELLMAMNGGNALVWEGKSEKAGQLPRHWLRSKGNSIEGGTSEVQLNIIARNILGLG
- a CDS encoding 3-(methylthio)propionyl-CoA ligase, yielding MRGMMMDRPLLISQIIEYAASNFPDQEVVSRTVEGDLHRYTYRDAARRSRQLAHALQKLGVHSTDRVATVAWNTYRHLEVYYATSGIGAICHTINPRLPADQFTYIVNHAEDKYVFVDLTFVPLLDKLKDHLPRVAGYVIMTDRAHMPETGLPNVHCYEDLIADQPTEFDWPEFDENTASSLCYTSGTTGNPKGVLYSHRSTVLHSFFVLTVPGLTMDEESAMLPVVPMFHVNAWGVPYFGPMVGAKLVLPGPRLDGESLEELMNGEGVTDAWGVPTVWLGLLKHMREAGKRFQSLKHVLIGGSAAPRAMLNEFKETYGVEGLQGWGMTEMSPIGTVSLVRPRDKHLSPKEQLDIKCTQGRAVFGVEMKIVDDDGKSLPHDGEAFGELLVRGAAILSGYYENPEANAKAFDDEGWFRTGDVAKIDREGYMEIVDRTKDVIKSGGEWISSIDLENAAVGHPEIAEAAVIAARHPKWDERPLLVCVREQGSSVDKDGVLEYLGHHVAKWWLPDDVVFVEELPHSATGKLQKAKLREDFKDYSLPTA
- a CDS encoding circularly permuted type 2 ATP-grasp protein, coding for MTVDWQAYKTKDFYDELIDSSGKIRKPARELMTYLDSLSTDEIRERQKAAELAILEMGITFTVYSEGENIDRAWPYDIIPRIIDAATWRDVDAGLRQRVRALNMFIADIYDEQAVINDGVFPRELLKNSVNFRPECIGVKPPQGAWAHICGSDLIRDHKGDFMVLEDNLRVPSGVSYMMENRVLTKRVFGELFESTSIEPVGNYPTRLFDMLAALSPRPMDYPEVVVLTPGIYNSAYFEHSFLAQHMGAELVEGSDLMVAADDCVYMRTIDGPKRVDVIYRRIDDLFLDPEVFRKDSALGVPGLMRAWRKGNVGLANAPGAGVADDKVVYAFVPDFIRYYLAEEPIIPNVPTYRCYLDDEREYVLDHLDELVVKPANESGGYGMLIGPTSTKKERTAFARQIRKDPRNYIGQPLIRLSTVPTVTDGSVEPRHVDLRPFVLKGDDMYVTPGGLTRVALRKGSTVVNSSQGGGSKDTWIVDTQEGR